The genomic stretch TGAGAGACAGGAAAATATACGACCACAATGAGTTCGCGAACTATCCTATAGCCTTCGAGCTCTCACAGGATTCAGACAGAGTTACTATCCAGCTCGGTCACATGTCTGAGGATGGCGTGTTCGTGATGGGCGATGCGCGTATCCTTCTGGTGAGAAGGCCGGATCCGAGGCTTGGAAACAAGGCCTCACAGATCGGCAGGGCACTTCACGATAACGATCTTGTTATCCTGGTTGAGGCGAGCAGGAGCGCCATGAAGCATCTAAGACTGAAGGATGCGGTCGGGAAGATCGCTGCATCGCATGGCATACCGGTCATCTATGATCCCTGATCTTCAGGTTTGAGCTCTATTTTACGCCTGGCTCAGGTAGTCGAATCGTCAGAGATGCGAACCCAACCAGCAGCATTCGACTTTACCTCATTCTGCAGTTGGCTCGTCTCTGTGAATTATCGGAGATTTGGATTGGGTTAATTTTCGGAATGTAGAGGCCCATTTCCGTCATTCTCTGCCAGCCCGATTAATCTGCTGGATGAGCCCCGCCAAATTACGGGGAGTGGGCCTTGCGTTTTGCATCCTTCATGATGTCCTTGCGCCCAGCTTTATTATCGCCTCAGCGAGGTCTCCCCCGCACTCCACCAGCGCGGCTTTGGCCTCCTCAGGGCTTGCTCCTGTCTGAGATACAACCAGCTCGATATCAGAGGGCGAGACCCTGGGAATCTCTGTGACATCTCCGGATATCTGATAGCTTCTGTTGCCCTGCGCCTCCATTACTGCCACAGACGCGTTCTTGATCACTATCTCTCTGTCCGAGGTTCGTATGACGACCTCCTCCACGCCCTCGATCTCGTCGATGTTTATGCCCATGCTCTTCAGCATGCCCTTCATCTTCTTGGGGCTCATCCCCCGTCCGCCAAGTCCTGGAAACATAAGACCACCGCAGGACAGAAGGAGATGGTTGGATTTATCCTTATCCGAGAAGGTATGCTCGCCACAAACCTGCGTTTACTGAAAGGCGGGCTGCAGATAACCAGTCAGAAGCGCATGAGAAGATCATCGCTGTGGAGTGCCATACAGCCGATCCGCATCGGACAGTGATGAAGCACCAAAATTCGAACGTCCCGACCGGGATTCGAACCCGGGTTGAAGGCTGTCTGCGAGGATCTCCGCAGGCCTCCGGGATATCCACTACCCCATCGGGACAACGAGTGAGTCATGAATCCCTTCCTGGTTATAAGCCTGTTGATCTGGAGGCATACGACTGTGCTGTCCGGATTGCTCTGAGAAAGTCTATCTTTCTGAACTCCGGCCAGTACGGCGCACAGAAGTATGCGGCACACTCGCTTCCGTTTGCCTGCCAGGGAAGGAAGTTGGATGTTCTGAGCTCGCCACCAGTTCTTATTATGAGATCGACCTTCGGCACTGGCGGTTCTTCGATGGGATAGAGGTATCTGCTCACCAGATCCTCATCGACATCGTCTATCCTGATCGTCCCACTGCGCAGGTCTCTTGCCATGGCCCTGGCTGCGTCGACCAGCTCGTACTGCCCTCCGTATGCGAGCGCCACGTTTAGGTACATCTGGCTGTACCCCTCGGTCGCGGCCTCAACCTCTCGTATGGCATTCTGCAGGTACTCAGGGAGCATGTCGATCCTGCCGATGGCCCTGACCCGAACCCTGTTTTTGTGGATCTTCTCAGAGCTGCACAGTTCAAGGAGCTTCTCCGCGATCAGGTTGAAGATGTACCTCTTCTCAGGCTCGCTCCTGCTGAAGTTCTCAGTCGAGAACGCGTAGACAGTCAGGTGCTTTATTCCAAGCTCCAGGCACCAGTCTGATATCTTCTCTGTGGTCTTCGCGCCGAGCCTGTGGCCATTCGATACCGGCATGTTGTGCCTGTTCGCATATCTTCTGTTTCCATCCTGGATGACCGCGACGTGCTCC from Methanothrix sp. encodes the following:
- a CDS encoding nascent polypeptide-associated complex protein; translated protein: MFPGLGGRGMSPKKMKGMLKSMGINIDEIEGVEEVVIRTSDREIVIKNASVAVMEAQGNRSYQISGDVTEIPRVSPSDIELVVSQTGASPEEAKAALVECGGDLAEAIIKLGARTS
- the uppS gene encoding polyprenyl diphosphate synthase — protein: MRCGDLLLSSAYAVYERMLKRQLARGPRVEHVAVIQDGNRRYANRHNMPVSNGHRLGAKTTEKISDWCLELGIKHLTVYAFSTENFSRSEPEKRYIFNLIAEKLLELCSSEKIHKNRVRVRAIGRIDMLPEYLQNAIREVEAATEGYSQMYLNVALAYGGQYELVDAARAMARDLRSGTIRIDDVDEDLVSRYLYPIEEPPVPKVDLIIRTGGELRTSNFLPWQANGSECAAYFCAPYWPEFRKIDFLRAIRTAQSYASRSTGL